A single Paracoccus pantotrophus DNA region contains:
- a CDS encoding NAD(P)/FAD-dependent oxidoreductase: MSAIVLGGGLMGSATAFFLARRGIATTLIDTGRIGAGATVASFGNIRRSGRYLPQLPLAHRSLALWHRLETLLGRDVEFRATGHLRLIFDPEGLALMRRFAEDARPWGLDLEELGPDQIRRRFPGLGPDAIAASFSPRDGSANPRLIAPAFADAAARAGVQVVDQAQVLSVKPGFTVETSRGTFHADRLVNCTGHHGAALAAQFGEPVPIEVRGPQMAVTEPLPHRILPVVGVWSAEHGAYLRQVERGNVVFGGAVDRGTVGADGRAHADPARLPAQLRAVVRLCPALRHVAVIRQWSGAEGYVRDGLPVMGASGTTAGLFHAFGFCGHGFQLGPGVGDAMAELVATGRCETPLEDFHIGRFAA; this comes from the coding sequence ATGTCGGCGATCGTTCTGGGTGGCGGCTTGATGGGCAGCGCAACGGCGTTCTTCCTGGCGCGCCGGGGCATCGCCACGACCCTGATCGACACCGGCCGCATCGGCGCCGGGGCGACCGTCGCATCCTTCGGCAATATCCGGCGCAGCGGGCGCTACCTGCCGCAATTGCCGCTGGCGCATCGCTCGCTTGCCCTGTGGCACCGGCTGGAGACGCTGCTGGGCCGCGACGTGGAGTTTCGCGCGACGGGCCATCTGCGGCTGATCTTCGACCCCGAGGGCCTGGCCCTGATGCGCCGCTTTGCCGAAGACGCCCGGCCCTGGGGCTTGGATCTCGAGGAGCTTGGCCCGGACCAGATCCGGCGGCGCTTTCCGGGGCTTGGGCCGGATGCCATCGCCGCGTCGTTCTCGCCCCGCGACGGCTCGGCCAACCCGCGCCTGATCGCGCCGGCCTTTGCCGATGCCGCGGCGCGGGCTGGGGTGCAGGTGGTGGACCAGGCGCAGGTGCTGTCCGTCAAGCCCGGCTTTACCGTCGAGACCTCGCGCGGAACCTTCCATGCCGATCGGTTGGTCAACTGCACGGGCCATCACGGCGCGGCTCTGGCGGCGCAGTTCGGCGAACCCGTGCCGATCGAGGTTCGCGGCCCGCAGATGGCCGTGACCGAGCCCCTGCCGCATCGCATCCTGCCGGTCGTCGGGGTCTGGTCCGCCGAGCACGGCGCCTATCTGCGGCAGGTGGAACGCGGCAACGTGGTCTTTGGCGGCGCGGTGGACCGGGGGACGGTCGGCGCGGATGGCCGTGCCCATGCCGACCCCGCCCGCCTGCCCGCGCAATTGCGCGCGGTGGTGCGCCTGTGCCCGGCCCTGCGTCATGTTGCGGTTATCCGGCAATGGTCGGGGGCCGAGGGCTATGTCCGCGACGGCCTGCCGGTCATGGGCGCCTCGGGGACCACGGCGGGGCTGTTCCATGCCTTCGGTTTCTGCGGCCACGGCTTCCAGCTGGGCCCCGGCGTGGGCGATGCGATGGCGGAACTGGTCGCAACAGGCCGCTGCGAAACGCCGCTGGAGGATTTCCACATCGGGCGTTTTGCGGCATGA
- a CDS encoding LysR family transcriptional regulator, with translation MRARQLEVFVAVMRAGSITAAARMLNISQPALSQVLLHAEDELGFALFTREKGRLHPTPEALELLPDAERLFAGLEGLRRKTADLRQGRAGLVRIAASPPPAMSFLPGVLAAYRKAHPDILVRAHVAPVASLITMLRAGDVMLALALDDTMPPDIDVEPLGGTRFTCLLPPDHPFLDRDGLTLADLQDQALISYRAATRPHHELSQAARAQGLRFEPVLEIDMSITAVGFVQAGLGIAVVDSLLPWAQFAGIRQCPLLDDVALPLSLLTLKGRVLSRAESLMRDTIRRHKPDL, from the coding sequence ATGCGGGCCAGGCAGCTTGAGGTGTTCGTGGCGGTGATGCGCGCAGGCTCGATCACCGCCGCGGCACGGATGCTGAACATCTCGCAACCCGCCCTCAGCCAGGTGCTGCTGCATGCCGAGGACGAATTGGGTTTCGCCCTGTTCACCCGCGAAAAGGGCCGCCTGCACCCCACGCCCGAGGCGCTGGAGCTGTTGCCCGATGCCGAGCGGCTGTTCGCCGGGCTGGAAGGGCTGCGCCGCAAGACCGCCGACCTGCGGCAGGGGCGGGCGGGGCTGGTGCGCATCGCGGCCTCGCCCCCGCCGGCGATGTCCTTCCTGCCGGGGGTGCTGGCCGCCTATCGCAAGGCGCATCCCGACATCCTGGTGCGCGCCCATGTCGCCCCGGTCGCATCCCTGATCACCATGCTGCGCGCAGGCGATGTCATGCTGGCGCTGGCGCTGGACGACACGATGCCGCCCGATATCGACGTCGAGCCGCTGGGGGGCACGCGGTTTACCTGTCTCTTGCCGCCGGACCATCCGTTCCTGGACCGCGACGGGCTGACGCTTGCCGACCTGCAGGATCAGGCATTGATCTCCTATCGCGCGGCGACCCGCCCGCATCACGAATTGTCCCAGGCGGCCCGCGCCCAGGGCCTGCGGTTCGAGCCGGTCCTGGAAATCGACATGTCGATCACCGCCGTCGGCTTCGTGCAGGCGGGACTGGGGATTGCGGTGGTCGATTCGCTGCTGCCCTGGGCGCAGTTCGCGGGCATCCGGCAATGCCCGCTGCTGGACGATGTGGCGCTGCCCCTGTCGCTGCTGACGCTGAAGGGCCGCGTGCTGTCGCGCGCGGAAAGCCTGATGCGGGACACGATCCGAAGGCATAAGCCCGACTTATAG
- a CDS encoding aldehyde dehydrogenase family protein, with protein MTLAFDPLSLTLPAGHFIDGAYVEDEARLEVRAPSSGRVIGHIPVADAAMVDRAVAAARRALAVSGWATLHPRDRLRALHAWADLIEAEAPALARLEAVCSSRPVAHVAAGDVPVTAEQIRFFAEFADKEGGDLVPTGAGSLGFIAAEPYGVVGAIAPWNFPISMAGWKLAPALAAGNAVVLKPSEMTPWSTLYMAELSVRAGIPAGLVNVVLGDGPVTGAAITGHAGIDKVSFTGSTRAGAAIMENIACTGIKPMTLELGGKSPMLVFDDADVDLAATCLERGILPNAGQFCVAGSRIIVQRGIADALAERLADRFARPRPAPTWAESPGFSPIISDPQLRRIDGIVQAARAQGGEILCGGTRFDHEGSFYRPTLIGGVSADNPAVTEEIFGPVATFQTFDTEEEGLALAQHPTYGLCAGLFTRDLSRALRLTRRLEAGTVWVNRYGRSRDHILPTGGWKASGLGKDLGREAFAANRRTKSVLIDI; from the coding sequence ATGACCCTTGCCTTCGATCCCCTGTCCCTGACCCTGCCCGCAGGCCATTTCATCGACGGCGCCTATGTCGAGGACGAGGCGCGGCTCGAGGTGCGCGCCCCCTCCAGCGGCCGGGTGATCGGCCATATCCCCGTAGCCGATGCGGCCATGGTGGACCGCGCGGTGGCGGCGGCGCGGCGGGCGCTTGCCGTGTCGGGATGGGCGACCCTGCATCCCCGCGACCGTCTGCGCGCGCTGCATGCCTGGGCCGACCTGATCGAGGCCGAGGCCCCGGCGCTCGCCCGGCTGGAGGCGGTCTGCTCCTCCCGCCCGGTCGCGCATGTGGCCGCGGGCGACGTGCCGGTGACGGCAGAACAGATCCGCTTCTTTGCCGAATTCGCCGACAAGGAAGGCGGCGACCTGGTGCCCACGGGCGCGGGCAGCCTGGGCTTCATCGCCGCCGAGCCCTATGGCGTGGTCGGCGCCATCGCGCCCTGGAACTTCCCGATCTCGATGGCGGGCTGGAAGCTGGCGCCGGCCTTGGCCGCAGGCAATGCCGTGGTGCTGAAACCGTCCGAGATGACGCCCTGGTCCACGCTTTACATGGCCGAACTGTCGGTGCGCGCAGGCATTCCCGCGGGGCTGGTCAATGTCGTCCTGGGCGACGGGCCGGTCACCGGGGCGGCGATCACCGGGCATGCCGGCATCGACAAGGTCAGCTTCACCGGCTCGACCCGCGCGGGGGCGGCGATCATGGAGAATATCGCGTGCACCGGCATCAAGCCGATGACCCTGGAACTGGGCGGCAAAAGCCCGATGCTGGTGTTCGACGATGCCGATGTCGACCTGGCCGCCACCTGCCTGGAGCGCGGCATCCTGCCCAATGCCGGCCAGTTCTGCGTCGCCGGATCGCGCATCATCGTGCAGCGCGGCATCGCCGATGCGCTGGCCGAGCGGCTGGCCGACCGCTTTGCCAGGCCGCGGCCGGCGCCGACCTGGGCGGAAAGCCCCGGCTTCTCGCCCATCATCTCGGACCCGCAGCTGCGGCGGATCGACGGCATCGTGCAGGCGGCGCGGGCGCAGGGCGGCGAGATCCTGTGCGGCGGCACCCGCTTCGATCACGAGGGCAGCTTCTACCGGCCGACCCTGATCGGCGGCGTTTCGGCCGACAATCCCGCCGTGACCGAGGAAATCTTCGGCCCGGTCGCCACCTTCCAGACCTTCGACACCGAGGAGGAGGGGCTGGCCCTGGCCCAGCACCCGACCTATGGCCTTTGCGCCGGGCTGTTCACCCGCGACCTGTCCCGCGCCCTGCGCCTGACCCGGCGGCTTGAGGCGGGGACGGTCTGGGTCAACCGCTATGGCCGGTCGCGCGACCATATCCTGCCGACCGGCGGCTGGAAGGCCTCGGGGCTTGGCAAGGATCTGGGACGCGAGGCATTCGCCGCGAACCGCCGCACGAAATCGGTGCTGATCGACATCTGA
- a CDS encoding hydantoinase B/oxoprolinase family protein encodes MFDKMTLQVLANHARAAAENMAHTLHRTAHSAFVKETQDFTVMLMDKGGDTFAVPMDLGATWYPGLTYGRAIAMVDDYRPGDVAFTNDPYSGHVATHAPDTHLWKPVFADGEIVAWTGGHIHNTDMGGAVPASLSRSLTEIHQEGIRFPPMKLVNEGVFDEQILRIMQTNVRKPALNIGDIKALVGALNTGERKVHQMIARFGKQGFVQGVAALKDQAEAQARDILRAIPDGDYQFADYADEDSDQANPCRLNLTLKIRGDSAVLDFTGSDPQLGSSLNVPSGGDPRHTMLLVGVYYVLYTLNPRILLNTGLTRPFTCIAPEGTVLNPVAPAAVGMRSLTCARLRSVIFGAFSQAIPDRMPAAPAGNNCIINVMTRDERTQKTVIAAVNPVVGGGGGMPWRDGTNGSGADAAYLKNTPIEITETEVPVEFVRYGLAQDSGGAGRWRGGLATEMAFRVFAPDSRITARNRDRSVFRPWGILGGKAAGLAEMIVNPGTPEERRTGSADTAILGPGDVLMIRSAGGGGRGNPFEREVWRVEQDVARGYVSADAARRDYGVVVGDADATAALRAQATEHQGHFHFGPERDGFEARWTHAAYETLTEILAALPIHWRFFAKTEIFRRMEGNGPEAVHRAFDAVCARFPDLPRPALAQAAE; translated from the coding sequence ATGTTCGACAAGATGACGCTTCAGGTCCTGGCCAACCACGCCCGCGCGGCGGCCGAGAACATGGCCCATACGCTGCACCGCACCGCCCATTCCGCCTTCGTCAAGGAGACGCAGGACTTCACCGTCATGCTGATGGACAAGGGCGGCGACACCTTCGCGGTGCCGATGGACCTGGGCGCGACCTGGTATCCGGGCCTGACCTATGGCCGGGCCATCGCCATGGTGGACGATTACCGCCCGGGCGACGTGGCCTTCACCAACGACCCCTATTCCGGCCATGTCGCGACCCATGCCCCCGACACCCACCTGTGGAAGCCGGTCTTCGCGGATGGCGAGATCGTCGCCTGGACCGGCGGGCATATCCACAACACCGACATGGGCGGCGCGGTGCCGGCGTCCCTGTCCCGGTCCCTGACCGAGATCCATCAGGAAGGCATCCGCTTCCCGCCGATGAAGCTGGTCAACGAAGGCGTCTTCGACGAGCAGATCCTGCGGATCATGCAGACCAATGTCCGCAAGCCCGCGCTGAACATCGGCGACATCAAGGCGCTTGTCGGCGCGCTGAACACCGGCGAGCGCAAGGTGCATCAGATGATCGCCCGGTTCGGCAAGCAGGGCTTCGTCCAGGGCGTCGCGGCGCTGAAGGACCAAGCCGAGGCGCAGGCCCGCGACATCCTGCGCGCGATCCCGGACGGGGATTACCAGTTCGCCGATTACGCCGACGAGGACAGCGACCAGGCCAATCCCTGCCGGCTGAACCTGACCCTGAAGATCCGCGGCGACAGCGCGGTGCTGGATTTCACCGGATCGGACCCGCAGCTTGGCAGTTCGCTGAACGTGCCTTCGGGCGGGGATCCGCGCCATACCATGCTGCTGGTGGGGGTCTATTACGTCCTCTACACGCTGAACCCGCGCATCCTGCTGAACACCGGGCTGACGCGGCCCTTTACCTGCATCGCGCCGGAAGGCACGGTGCTGAACCCGGTGGCGCCCGCTGCCGTGGGGATGCGGTCGCTGACCTGCGCGCGGTTGCGGTCGGTGATCTTCGGGGCATTCTCGCAGGCCATTCCCGACCGGATGCCCGCCGCGCCCGCCGGCAACAACTGCATCATCAACGTGATGACGCGGGACGAGCGCACGCAGAAGACGGTCATCGCTGCCGTGAACCCGGTGGTGGGCGGCGGCGGCGGCATGCCCTGGCGCGACGGCACCAACGGCTCGGGCGCGGACGCGGCCTATTTGAAGAACACTCCCATCGAGATCACCGAGACCGAGGTGCCGGTGGAATTCGTCCGCTACGGCCTTGCGCAGGACAGCGGCGGGGCCGGACGCTGGCGGGGCGGGCTGGCCACCGAGATGGCCTTCCGCGTCTTCGCCCCCGATAGCCGCATCACCGCGCGCAACCGCGACCGCAGCGTCTTCCGCCCCTGGGGGATCCTGGGCGGCAAGGCGGCGGGCCTGGCCGAGATGATCGTGAACCCCGGAACGCCCGAGGAACGGCGCACCGGCTCTGCCGACACCGCGATCCTTGGCCCCGGCGATGTGCTGATGATCCGTTCCGCCGGGGGCGGCGGGCGCGGCAACCCCTTCGAGCGCGAGGTCTGGCGCGTCGAGCAGGATGTGGCGCGGGGCTATGTCTCGGCCGATGCGGCGCGGCGCGATTACGGCGTGGTCGTCGGCGATGCCGATGCCACGGCGGCGCTGCGGGCGCAGGCGACGGAACACCAGGGGCATTTCCATTTCGGCCCCGAACGCGACGGTTTCGAGGCGCGCTGGACCCATGCCGCCTATGAGACCCTGACGGAGATCCTGGCGGCGTTGCCGATCCATTGGCGCTTCTTCGCCAAGACCGAGATCTTCCGCCGCATGGAGGGCAATGGCCCCGAGGCCGTGCACCGCGCCTTCGACGCCGTCTGCGCGCGTTTCCCCGACCTGCCGCGCCCGGCCCTTGCGCAGGCCGCGGAATGA
- a CDS encoding NAD(P)/FAD-dependent oxidoreductase, with translation MPAPLLPIETAGNLPARADCVVIGGGIVGVSAAYWLARAEQSVVLLEKGRVGAEQSSRNWGWCRQQNRDARELPLSTRSLDLWEQMAADLGPGIGFRRCGLLYLTDDPAELEGWAAWGRFAQGEGVDTRMLSGPEAAERGRATGKSWLGGVWSPTDGIADPASAAPLIAQGIIKHGGHVIQSCAARGLALEAGRVAGVVTERGTIRTGTVVMAGGAWAGSFLHQLGIGFPQASVRSSILSVMPGAEGLPDALHTAAVSATRRGDGGYTLAISGRANVDPTPRMIAGAGHFLPMFAKRWRALRPGGLQGWAAGFETRARWSLDRETPMERVRILDPHPSKALVRETLARARRLLPALRDIPVQASWAGFIDSTPDGVPVIDADCGLPGLVLAAGLSGHGFGIGPGVGHLVADMILGRTPITEIAQYRLDRFKGSQWGKVAKF, from the coding sequence ATGCCCGCACCGCTTTTGCCCATCGAGACCGCCGGAAACCTGCCCGCCCGCGCCGATTGCGTCGTGATCGGCGGCGGCATTGTCGGGGTCTCGGCCGCCTATTGGCTGGCCCGCGCCGAGCAAAGCGTGGTGCTGCTGGAAAAGGGCCGCGTCGGGGCGGAACAGTCCAGCCGCAACTGGGGCTGGTGCCGGCAGCAGAATCGCGACGCCCGCGAATTGCCCTTGTCCACGCGCAGCCTGGACCTGTGGGAGCAGATGGCCGCCGACCTGGGCCCCGGCATCGGCTTTCGCCGCTGCGGGCTCTTGTATCTGACCGATGACCCGGCCGAGCTGGAAGGCTGGGCCGCCTGGGGCCGCTTCGCGCAAGGTGAAGGCGTCGACACCCGGATGCTGTCGGGCCCCGAGGCTGCCGAGCGCGGCCGCGCCACCGGCAAATCCTGGCTGGGCGGCGTCTGGTCGCCCACGGACGGCATTGCCGACCCCGCCAGCGCCGCGCCGCTGATCGCGCAGGGCATCATCAAGCATGGCGGCCATGTGATCCAGTCCTGCGCCGCCCGCGGGCTGGCGCTTGAGGCCGGCCGCGTCGCGGGCGTCGTGACCGAGCGCGGCACGATCCGCACCGGCACGGTGGTGATGGCCGGCGGGGCCTGGGCCGGCAGTTTCCTGCACCAGCTGGGGATCGGCTTCCCGCAAGCCTCGGTGCGCAGTTCGATCCTGTCGGTGATGCCGGGGGCCGAGGGGCTGCCCGATGCCCTGCACACCGCTGCCGTATCGGCCACGCGCCGGGGTGACGGCGGCTATACGCTGGCGATCTCGGGCCGGGCCAATGTGGATCCGACGCCGCGGATGATCGCCGGAGCCGGGCATTTCCTGCCGATGTTCGCGAAACGCTGGCGCGCCCTGCGCCCCGGCGGGTTGCAGGGCTGGGCTGCGGGGTTCGAGACCCGCGCCCGCTGGTCCCTGGATCGTGAAACGCCCATGGAGCGGGTGCGGATTCTCGACCCGCATCCGTCGAAGGCCCTGGTCAGGGAAACGCTGGCCCGCGCCCGCCGCCTGCTGCCCGCGTTGCGGGACATTCCCGTGCAGGCCAGCTGGGCGGGCTTCATCGACAGCACGCCCGACGGGGTGCCGGTCATCGACGCGGATTGCGGCCTGCCGGGCCTGGTCCTGGCGGCGGGCCTGTCGGGCCATGGCTTCGGGATCGGGCCGGGGGTCGGGCATCTGGTGGCCGACATGATCCTGGGCCGGACGCCGATCACCGAGATCGCGCAATACCGGCTGGACCGCTTCAAGGGCAGCCAATGGGGCAAGGTGGCGAAGTTCTGA
- a CDS encoding hydantoinase/oxoprolinase family protein yields the protein MDGTVTDWKIGVDIGGTFMDFCALEASSGRVASLKVLTTPDDPGAELLEGLRLLAEREGLDPARVSRFVHGTTVGINTIIQRKGARLALITNAGFEDVIELARLRMPEMYSLFCHRPDPLVSRDMIFGIPARMRADGRQTLAPDEAAIADAVARAKAAGAEGVIVALLHSWRDGSQEAAVKAQIEAQAPDLFVFTSAEVWPVIREYERSSTAILNGYVHPRVAGYLTALESRLAGQGVPARAMLTKSNGGLMTAAEGRRDCVSMLLSGTASGVIGASWLARQAGEDRILTLDIGGTSADFALIVDGQVQFGSDELIGEFPLHIPSVSVSSIGIGGGSIASVDAQGVLRVGPESAGSNPGPACYARGGTQATVTDAMAVCGWLGHSQMAYGQLQMDVALARQAVAALAEQLGRSPEETAQAILDIAISEMFVEVEKLSSRAGVDLRDFALMPFGGGGPMLGAFLARELGISRVIAPRRPGVVSALGGLVADLRGDFIRTVFADLGADLTAPFRALTDDGRAWLAAQGHHGAADLRLSADMRYAGQSYEIEVDLEPAWLNDPARIAQAFHATHLRLYDFDDPEGRIEIVNLRLSAIGAGPKPEFPTETGDPAPARPARHVPVHLGAWQEIPLYDRADLTGGARFHGPAIVAQEDTTFAIPEGAAARVDDHLNIHLSFAE from the coding sequence ATGGACGGGACCGTAACGGACTGGAAGATCGGCGTCGATATCGGCGGCACCTTCATGGATTTCTGCGCGCTGGAGGCGAGTTCGGGCCGCGTCGCATCGCTGAAGGTGCTGACCACGCCCGACGATCCCGGCGCCGAACTGCTGGAAGGGCTTCGGCTGCTGGCTGAACGCGAGGGGCTGGATCCGGCAAGGGTCAGCCGCTTCGTGCACGGCACCACGGTCGGCATCAACACCATCATCCAGCGCAAGGGCGCGCGCCTGGCGCTGATCACCAATGCGGGCTTCGAGGATGTGATCGAACTCGCCCGGTTGCGGATGCCCGAGATGTATTCGCTGTTCTGCCACCGGCCCGACCCGCTGGTCTCACGCGACATGATCTTCGGCATCCCCGCCCGGATGCGCGCCGACGGCCGCCAGACCCTCGCCCCCGATGAGGCCGCCATCGCCGATGCCGTGGCCCGCGCCAAGGCCGCAGGCGCCGAGGGGGTGATCGTGGCGCTGCTGCATTCCTGGCGCGACGGCTCGCAGGAGGCCGCCGTCAAGGCGCAGATCGAGGCGCAGGCGCCCGATCTGTTCGTCTTCACCTCGGCAGAGGTCTGGCCGGTGATCCGCGAATACGAGCGCAGCTCGACCGCGATCCTGAACGGCTATGTCCATCCGCGCGTCGCGGGCTATCTGACGGCGCTGGAATCGCGCCTGGCGGGGCAGGGGGTTCCGGCCCGCGCCATGCTGACCAAGTCGAACGGCGGGCTGATGACGGCGGCCGAGGGGCGGCGCGACTGCGTCTCGATGCTGCTGTCGGGCACGGCATCCGGCGTGATCGGCGCAAGCTGGCTGGCCCGTCAGGCCGGCGAGGATCGCATCCTGACGCTGGATATCGGCGGCACCTCGGCCGATTTCGCGCTGATCGTGGACGGGCAGGTGCAATTCGGATCGGACGAGCTGATCGGCGAGTTTCCGTTGCACATCCCCTCGGTCTCGGTCAGCTCCATCGGCATCGGCGGTGGCTCCATCGCCAGCGTGGACGCGCAGGGGGTGCTGCGCGTCGGGCCGGAATCGGCGGGATCGAACCCCGGTCCGGCCTGCTACGCACGCGGCGGGACACAGGCCACGGTGACGGATGCGATGGCGGTCTGCGGCTGGCTGGGCCACAGCCAGATGGCCTACGGCCAGTTGCAGATGGACGTGGCGCTGGCCCGGCAAGCCGTTGCTGCCTTGGCCGAGCAGCTTGGCCGCAGCCCCGAGGAAACCGCGCAGGCGATCCTCGACATCGCGATTTCCGAGATGTTCGTCGAGGTCGAGAAGCTGTCCTCGCGGGCCGGCGTCGATCTGCGGGATTTCGCTCTGATGCCCTTTGGTGGCGGCGGGCCGATGCTGGGGGCGTTCCTGGCGCGCGAACTGGGGATCTCGCGCGTCATCGCCCCGCGCCGTCCGGGCGTGGTCTCTGCGCTTGGCGGTCTGGTGGCCGATCTGCGCGGCGACTTCATCCGCACGGTCTTTGCCGATCTGGGCGCGGATCTGACCGCGCCGTTCCGGGCGCTGACCGATGACGGTCGCGCCTGGCTGGCCGCCCAGGGCCATCACGGCGCCGCCGACCTGCGCCTGTCCGCCGACATGCGCTATGCCGGCCAAAGCTACGAGATCGAGGTCGATCTGGAACCCGCCTGGCTGAACGATCCCGCCCGCATCGCGCAGGCCTTCCACGCCACGCATCTGCGTCTTTACGATTTCGACGACCCCGAGGGCCGGATCGAGATCGTGAACCTGCGCCTGTCCGCCATCGGTGCCGGGCCGAAGCCCGAATTTCCGACAGAGACGGGCGACCCCGCCCCCGCCCGGCCCGCGCGCCATGTGCCGGTGCATCTGGGGGCCTGGCAGGAGATCCCGCTCTATGACCGCGCGGACCTGACGGGGGGCGCGCGTTTCCACGGTCCCGCCATCGTCGCGCAGGAAGACACCACCTTCGCGATCCCCGAAGGCGCGGCGGCCCGGGTGGACGACCACCTGAACATCCACCTGAGCTTTGCGGAGTAA
- a CDS encoding NAD(P)/FAD-dependent oxidoreductase yields MTRVLVVGAGPAGIRAAERLVRAGLRPVVVDEAARAGGQIYRRPPEGFTRPPEKLYGSEAGKARALHALFDGMVATGQVDYRPQSSVHAIRDGVAHVGAARIPHDRLILATGATDRLVPVDGWQRAGVYSLGAAQIALKAQGVAIGRQIVLAGSGPLLTLVATQLLAAGAGVAAVLDTSSLATQMRGGIGMALARPAVTARGLAMRARLGRLYHAGVRLERITDDAVHWRDGRGRAQVTECDAVALGWHLRAETQLADLAGARFAWSDTWAQWLPVADEMGRAGPGLYLAGDGLRILGADGAEVAGALAANACLNDLGTATPGTRALLRRARRLHRFAAAMARAFPWPSGQLDALPDAAVLCRCEGITLGQMRDAAGLGGAEANRVKSLGRIGMGRCQGRYCQLAAAALIARHAGLAPQEGGRLRGQPPVRPVPVGALLED; encoded by the coding sequence ATGACGCGGGTGCTGGTCGTCGGCGCCGGGCCTGCGGGCATCCGCGCGGCAGAGCGGCTGGTCCGCGCGGGCCTGCGCCCGGTCGTGGTGGACGAAGCCGCGCGGGCCGGCGGCCAGATCTATCGCCGCCCGCCCGAGGGCTTTACCCGGCCGCCGGAAAAGCTCTATGGCTCCGAGGCCGGGAAGGCGCGGGCGCTGCACGCGCTGTTCGACGGAATGGTGGCGACGGGGCAGGTGGATTATCGCCCGCAATCCTCGGTCCATGCGATCCGCGACGGGGTGGCGCATGTCGGCGCGGCACGCATTCCCCATGACCGGCTGATCCTGGCGACGGGGGCCACCGATCGCCTGGTCCCGGTGGATGGCTGGCAGCGTGCCGGGGTCTATTCCCTGGGCGCGGCGCAGATCGCGCTGAAGGCGCAGGGCGTGGCCATCGGGCGGCAGATCGTGCTGGCAGGATCGGGGCCGCTGCTGACCCTGGTGGCGACGCAGCTGCTGGCGGCGGGGGCAGGGGTCGCGGCGGTGCTGGACACCTCGTCCCTGGCGACGCAGATGCGGGGTGGCATCGGCATGGCCCTGGCCCGCCCGGCGGTGACGGCGCGCGGGCTGGCGATGCGGGCGCGGCTTGGACGGCTTTATCACGCCGGCGTCCGGCTGGAGCGGATCACGGACGACGCGGTGCATTGGCGCGATGGCAGGGGCCGGGCGCAGGTCACGGAATGCGACGCGGTGGCGCTCGGCTGGCACCTGCGGGCGGAAACGCAACTGGCCGATCTGGCAGGCGCGCGCTTTGCCTGGTCCGACACCTGGGCGCAATGGCTGCCGGTCGCGGACGAGATGGGCCGGGCGGGGCCGGGCCTCTATCTGGCCGGAGACGGGCTGCGCATCCTGGGCGCGGACGGCGCCGAAGTCGCGGGTGCCCTGGCCGCTAATGCCTGCCTGAACGACCTGGGGACCGCCACGCCCGGCACGCGCGCGCTGCTGCGCCGCGCCCGGCGGCTGCACCGCTTCGCCGCCGCGATGGCGCGGGCCTTTCCCTGGCCCTCGGGCCAGCTGGATGCGCTGCCCGATGCGGCTGTCCTGTGCCGCTGCGAGGGGATCACCTTGGGACAGATGCGCGATGCCGCAGGCCTGGGCGGGGCCGAGGCCAATCGCGTGAAATCCCTGGGCCGCATCGGCATGGGTCGCTGCCAGGGCCGCTATTGCCAGCTTGCCGCCGCTGCGCTGATCGCCCGCCACGCCGGTCTTGCTCCGCAGGAGGGGGGCCGGCTGCGCGGCCAGCCCCCGGTGCGCCCGGTGCCCGTCGGCGCGTTGCTGGAGGACTGA
- a CDS encoding (2Fe-2S)-binding protein, translating into MTGQLVRLAETGRAPVAFRFDGHDMTGLMGDTVLTAILTGAGSLRPAEFGPERRAGFCLMGACQDCWIWAEDGSRLRACSTPLAAGMRLLSEAPQGWPA; encoded by the coding sequence ATGACCGGGCAACTGGTCCGGCTGGCCGAGACGGGGCGCGCGCCGGTCGCCTTCCGTTTCGACGGGCACGACATGACCGGGCTCATGGGCGACACGGTGCTGACCGCGATCCTGACCGGCGCCGGATCGCTGCGCCCGGCCGAGTTCGGGCCGGAACGGCGCGCGGGCTTCTGCCTGATGGGCGCCTGCCAGGACTGCTGGATCTGGGCCGAGGACGGCTCGCGCCTGCGCGCCTGCTCGACGCCCCTTGCGGCGGGGATGCGGCTGCTTTCCGAGGCGCCGCAAGGGTGGCCCGCATGA